Within Halorubrum lacusprofundi ATCC 49239, the genomic segment ACTCCTCGCCGACGAGCGGTCGGGTGAAATCCGGCGCCGCGTCGCCCTCGGCGACGTGGTCCGTCTCGGGCAGCGAGACGACGTCGAAGTCGACCATCTCAGGCACCTCCCTCGGCGTAGGTGGACTCCAGGTACTCCACGATGTTCGCGCTCTCGGACATCGTCACGCCCGTCTCGGGGTCGACGATCGCCGGCACGCTGCGGGCGCCGGAGACGCGCTTGACGACGTTGCGCTCGGAGTGCATCGGCTCGACGTACCGCG encodes:
- a CDS encoding glutathione S-transferase N-terminal domain-containing protein encodes the protein MSESPITLYRLQACPYCERVVRMLNELDLEYRSRYVEPMHSERNVVKRVSGARSVPAIVDPETGVTMSESANIVEYLESTYAEGGA